A single genomic interval of Apis cerana isolate GH-2021 linkage group LG2, AcerK_1.0, whole genome shotgun sequence harbors:
- the LOC107996685 gene encoding saccharopine dehydrogenase-like oxidoreductase, giving the protein MTDQRLDFVIFGATGFTGKYAVKIAVQLAVEKQMKFGVSGRRKQALEAVVKEFASNIDDVPIFIADLKDEESLKKMTSQAKVLINCCGPYRFYGEPIIKACIATHTHQIDVSGEPQYIEYIQLKYNKAAEEAGIYIVSACGFDSIPCDLGIIFTQQKFDGEVNSIVTYLNLWSTSKINGATLNYGTYESVIYGIANSHELRELRTKLYPEKLPELWPRLKTRGFIHKSSLSEGWSMIFPGSDRSVALRTQRFLYEKYKQRPAQVQTYFTLNSLFAVLATTIFGFIFLMLSKYEFGRNLLLKYPTFFSGGYIGYEMAKPEELDKIKFSITFKAEGWTEKLVEPTDKHKDPPNKVLITKVSGTNPGYGATCTFLLLSAITILKESDKIPVNGGVLSPGAAFGKTSLIEELIKKDIKFEVISSIEK; this is encoded by the exons atGACAGATCAACGAttagattttgtaatatttggaGCTACTGGATTTACAGGAAAATATGCTGTAAAAATAGCAGTACAATTAGCTGtagaaaaacaaatgaaatttggAGTGTCTGGACGCAGAAAACAAGCTTTAGAAGCAGTTGTTAAAGAATTTGCTTCTAATATTG atGATGTGCCTATATTTATTGCTGATTTAAAGGATGAagaatcattgaaaaaaatgacatCACAAGCAAAAGTTCTTATTAATTGTTGTGGTCCATATAGATTTTATGGGGAACCTATTATTAAAGCATGTATTGCTACACATACTCATCAAATTGATGTCAGTGGAGAACCCCAg tatatagaatatattcaattaaaatataataaagctgCAGAAGAAGCTGGTATCTATATTGTAAGTGCATGTGGATTTGATAGTATACCATGTGATCTTGgtataatttttacacaacAAAAATTTGATGGTGAAGTCAATTCTATTgtaacttatttaaatttatggtcAACTTCAAAAATCAATGGTGCTACCTTAAATTATGGAACATATGAATCAGTTATTTATGGTATAGCCAATTCTCATGAATTACGCGAATTGCGCACTAAACTTTATCCTGAAAAATTACCTGAATTATGGCCAAGGCTTAAAACAAG GGGTTTCATTCATAAATCTTCTCTATCAGAAGGATGGTCTATGATATTTCCAGGATCTGATCGTTCTGTAGCTCTGCGTACTCAacgatttttatatgaaaaatataaacaacgaCCAGCACAAGTTCAAACTTATTTTACACTTAA ttcTCTTTTTGCAGTATTAGCAACTACTATTTTtggtttcatatttttaatgttatctaAATACGAATTTGgtcgtaatttattattgaag tATCCTACATTTTTCTCTGGTGGATATATAGGCTATGAAATGGCTAAACCAGAAGaacttgataaaattaagttCTCCATTACATTTAAGGCAGAAGGATGGACTGAAAAATTAGTTGAACCTACTGATAAGCATAAAGATCCACCAAACAAGGTATTAATTACCAAAGTCAGTGGAACTAATCCTGGATATGGTGCTACATGCACATTTTTATTGCTTTCTGCTATAACAATTCTCAAAGAATCAGATAAAATACCTGTAAA tggaGGAGTTTTATCCCCTGGTGCTGCTTTTGGTAAAACATcattaattgaagaattaattaaaaaggacATAAAATTCGAGGTTATTtcttctattgaaaaataa